In Candidatus Desulfatibia profunda, the DNA window CCGCAGATTTTTACAGAAATATCTGGATCTGCTTGACTATTTGATCCCATTGTATGAAAAGGAGGGTAAAGCCTACCTCACCATTGCCGTGGGTTGTACCGGAGGTCGGCATCGCTCTGTAACCATTGCAGAATCAATCCTTGAACATATTACAAAATCAGAGAAGAAGATCATTGTTACACACCGCGATATCGAGCAGTAACTTAAAATCAGCATAGGAAATTTTATGATAGGCATAGTGATTGCTACCCACAGCCAGCTTGGAGATGCGCTCATCGACACTGCGGAATTCATCATCGGCAAACGCCCCGAAACCACGGTTTCGGTTTCCATGAATTTGCACGAAGATGTCGACAAGCTGCGCGAAAAAATGGTCAAAGGAATCAAAGCGGTGAACCAAAATGCAGGCGTCCTTATTCTTACGGACATGTTCGGAGGAACCCCTTCCAATTTAAGTTATTCATTTCTTGAAGAAGGACGGGTGGAAGTCATATCCGGAGTGAACCTTCCCATGCTGGTCAAGGCTTTGGATTCGCGGGAAAAAACGGAACTCAGCCAGCTTGCAGCAGAACTGGAGGCTTTCGGAAAAAAGAGTATTTCACTTGCCAGTGGAATATTGAAAGGAAACAAGCAAAAATAAAACCCAGCAAGGAGGCATTATGAGTATTAAATTGGGTATCAACGGATTTGGAAGAATTGGTCGCCTTGTTTTTAGAGCCACGCTCGATCATCCTGATGTCGAGGTTGTCGCCGTAAATGACTTGACAGATTCGAACACAATGGCCCATCTTCTCGTCTACGATTCTGTTCACGGAAAACTGAACCGGAAAGTTGTCGCTAAAGATAACGCCATTGAAGTTGATGGAAAATCAATTGCGATTACGTCTATAAAAGATCCCGCCAGCTTGCCCTGGAAAGATCTTGGCGTTGACATCGTCGCTGAGTGTACCGGTCTTTTCAGGGATCATGGTAACGCATCCAAGCATCTTGCCGCCGGCGCGCGTAAAGTGATCATCTCCGCACCTGCCCAGGAGCCTGACGTTACGATTGTCATGGGAGTCAACTCCAATCAGTATGATCCCAGAAATCATCATATTATCTCGAATGCCTCCTGTACAACCAACTGTCTGGCACCGGTCGCCAAGGTTCTGCTTGAAAATTTCGGCCTGAAAAGCGGGCTCATGACGACAATTCATGCCTACACGGGTGACCAGCGCCTGCTCGATTTTCCGCACAAGGATCTTCGCCGGGCCAGGGCGGCGGGGCTGTCCATGATTCCGACGACGACCGGTGCAGCCAAGGCGGTCGCCCTGGTGCTTCCGGAATTGGCCGGCAAGCTCAACGGCTTAGCCATTCGCATCCCCACACCGAACGTTTCACTGGTTGATTTCGTCGCAACCGTTGAAAAGTCCGGTGTAACTGTCGCGGATGTCAACGACGCTTTAAAAGAAGCTTCGGAAAAATCGCTGGCAGGAATCCTTGGTTTCAGCACTCTCCCGCTGGTTTCCTGTGATTTCAACGGCTCGACCTTGTCTTCGATCGTCGATGCACCGACTACCTATGTCGTTGCCAATATGGTCAAAGTGCTCGCTTGGTATGACAATGAGGTCGGATATTCCTGCCGCATGGTCGATCTGGCAGCCATGATCGGGAGCCAACTTTAAATTGACAATTTTCGATTGAATAGACAATTATCAATCTCAAAGAGAGAACTATAAATATTATGAACACTCGCCGACCCCTGATCGCCGGAAACTGGAAGATGTTTAAAACCTGCAGCGAAGCTGTGGACACCGCCCGCGGGCTCTTGGAACGCGTCGCAACCGCTGCCGGCGTGGACGTGATGATTGCCCCGCCTTTTACCGCTCTGGCGCCGGTGGCCGAGGCTGTCAAAGACAGTGTTGTCCTGCTGGGCGCCCAGAATCTTTTCTGGGAAAAAGAAGGTGCTTATACCGGTGAAATTTCCGCCGCCATGCTGGTTTCCGCAGGTTGCCGGTATGTTATCATCGGCCACTCTGAGCGGCGTCAATACTTTGGGGAAACGGACGAAACCGTCAACAAAAAGATCAAAGCCGCCATCAATAGCAAACTGATACCGATCATGTGCGTCGGAGAGACTGAAAAAGAACGCGATGCCAATGAAACCCTTGCCGTACTTGATCGGCAGTTCCAAAAGGGATTGGAAGGGTTCTGCGCTGATGACCTGGCAATGCTGGTGATTGCCTATGAACCGGTCTGGGCCATCGGCACCGGCAAAACCGCAACCAGCGATCAAGCGCAACAAGCCCACCGGTTTTTGCGCACATTGCTCGAAAAAAGATTTGGGAATGTGCTTGCTAAATCTACCAGAATCCTGTATGGAGGGAGCGTTAAACTGAATAATATCGATGAACTGATGGCGATGCCCGATATCGACGGGGCGCTGGTGGGCGGCGCCAGTTTGAGTGCTGAAACGTTCAGCCAAATCGTTCGCTTTAAACAATAAACTATTAACATCGTCAAATGGTTTAAGTGTGGAGTTGTTAAATCGGTTTTTAACCATTCAGCCATTTAACGATATCTGAACTTAGGAAATCGAAGAGTCATATGTCATTATTTTTAATTATATTGCATGTAGTCGTCTGTATCGCCCTGATTATGATCGTTTTGTTGCAAACCGGCAAAGGGGCCGACATGGGCGCTGCTTTTGGCGGAGGTTCCAGCCAGACCCTGTTCGGAAGTACCGGCGCATCCACTTTCCTGGGCAAAGCGACCACGGTGGCTGCCGTTATTTTTATGCTAACATCGTTGGGGCTTGCGTACATATCCAGTCATCGCGGCGGAAAATCGATTATGACGGATAAAAAAGCGCCCATTGAACAACCGGCAGCGCAGACCGCACCGGCCATACCGGATAAAGGTGCGCAACCTGCACCGGCAAAAACTTCGCCGGTCCAACCGGCGCAAGCTGAAACAGGTTCTAAGAAATAAACATCCGGGCCCAGAGGGCTTGGCTTTGGTTTATCCCTGAAAGAGGCTGTTTTTCTGAAAATTGACAAGTTAAAAGTGCCTAAAGTGAGCTAAAGTGCCTAAAGTTATGGAGTCGCTTTCAGCCGTCGTAGCCATTCAGCCGTCGTAGCTAAAGCTACTATGGCGAAGTCGGCAGCTACTATCCGGCCTTCGTAGCCTTACTACGGCGGAGTAAGCTGGCGAAGTCGGCTCGCTCCGCTAATTTTATATGATTGACAGAATTCCTTAACTTTAGCTCACTTTAGTGCACTTCAAACTTAAGGCACTTTTAAAAGCCTTTGGCAAAGCCGGTTAACTCTGACCTGACGCAGAGGGCCAGGTTTTTCAAGACAAAATAAAGATTTATGCCGAAGTGGTGGAAGTTGGTAGACACGCTATCTTGAGGGGGTAGTGGGCGACGCCCGTCCCGGTTCAAGTCCGGGCTTCGGCACCAAAAACATATTATAATTTAAAGGGGTTATGGATTTCCGTAGCCCCTTTTTCGTTAATTGAATATAACATTTTGCATTTGGGGGATATCGGGCGCTTCAGCGGCGCGGCTTCAGACGCGTCCGACTGCATGCGCAATGATATCCGGCAAATTGTTAATATTGACAAATCACAATAGAATGTGTATTAATACACACTATGGATGGCCGGAAAATTATCAAAATACTCAAGCAAAATGGGTGGTACGAAATTGCAAAAGTCGGCTCTCACACCCAATTCCGGCATCCAGAGCGAAAAGGACGAGTCACCGTTCCACATCCCAAGAAGGACGTACCGATTGGCACATTGAAAAGTATCGAGCGCCAGTCAGGTATCAAATTCAGTTGAGGTATTACCATGGCGAACTATATTGCTATCGTTCATAAAGAAGCCAAATCAGATTTCGGCGTATCGTTTCCAGATTTTCCCGGATGCATCACCGCTGGAAAAAATATCGATGAAGCCAAGGATATGGCTCAGGAGGCTCTCACCCTTCACATCCAGGGCATGCTCGAAGACGGCGAACAATTGCCTGGACCCACCAGGCTCGAAGAAATCATGGGCGATCCCGATTTCGCCAATGCGATCGCTTATTTGGTCGTTTCAGTACCTGATGCCAAACCCCGTACAGTCAGGGTGAATGTTACCGTGCCTGAAATGGCACTAAAACAGATCGATGCCGCTGCTAAAAAACGAGGTATGTCCAGATCGTCATTCTTAGTTCATGCCGCGCAGAATGCTATCCAATCTATCCGGTCCGATGTATCTGCCTGACCTTTTCCTGCCGGATAACGGGCCGCGAGATGAGCTGCACCCCAGCTTAACCGGCTGGGAAAAGCATAGCGACCGATCGGGAGCGGCGCTTTTGTCAGTCTGAGTTAAAGCTGTTGTTAGCAGTGATCTTATTCAGGATAAATAAATCTTTTCAACAGGATATCCTCAACGTTCTGCCTATCATCTAAAACAGATAAAACATAAACTTTCATTTCCGATATTCTGTATATAATTCTCCAGGGAGGGATGATTAATTCACGATACAGCAAGATGCCCTGATCTTTAAGTTCAGGTACTATCCGGCCTCTTTCAGGAAGGGTATAAAGATTTGATGCTTTTTGTTTAATCCTTTTAAATATTTTTAATGCATTGGCAGGGCTGTCTGTTGCGATATATTCCACAATTCCTTTTAAATCATTCTCTGCAACAACAGCCCATATAATTTCATACTTCTGGCTCATTTAAGTTTTTCTTTCAATGTGGCTTCAATGTCTTTAAACACATCCTCCTGAGATTTGACCCTACCATCCCTTATATCCCCTTCACCCTGTGAGACCAGCTTCAATATACCGATGGCATTACGCATATTTTCATAACTTTTAGGATCTTGAAGCACAGCTCTTGGTTCTCCATTCTGTGTTATTATGACAGGGCGATGGGTTTCGTTGATTTGATTAAGCAAATCGGCTGCCTTTGACTTAAGATATGTAACAGACTTTATATCACTTGTAATATTCATTTTTTTCACCTCCAGTCTCTATATGATACTAAATATAGACCGAAAGTCAAGGCTAAATTTTTGTGGGCTGCTAACGCAAGTGAGCGGCGGCAGTTTGAGGTATAGAAAGGCAAAACTTGCGCATCTTCCGGGACGTCCATAAATAAGTAAATAAACCATGTCTAACAGATAGTTATTTACTTATTTATGGACGTCCCGCATATCTTACTTGTAATTGATTGAGGTACTCCCTAAACAAAAGGGCCTTCGGCGGACTCCACTGCTCGATCAAAGCCGATGCGCGACCCAGCCAACTAAGGTTCTTATCTATCTCGTGGCGAATGGTTTGCCGAGGCGGCATGCTCCTCAGCAGATCCTCGATCTCGGCGAGCAGTTGTTCTTTCGTCATTGGCTGATTCTCCAGGATTTACATTAGTTTATAACTTTCTCTCACCCTGACAGTGAATAAATGTTCAATCTTACCGGCAAGGCTCAAAGGTCTTAGCGTCTTGCATCAGGGTTTTTTTTACCTGGATCTTGTTTATCCAGCCTAATGAACCATTGAGCGGGCTTTTAACTTTATATTCTTGCGGTCCTTCCTCGATGATTAGCGCCCTGGAACCGGGAAGCAGCTTCCCTACTACATCGCCTTTCCCGTTA includes these proteins:
- a CDS encoding PTS sugar transporter subunit IIA, whose protein sequence is MIGIVIATHSQLGDALIDTAEFIIGKRPETTVSVSMNLHEDVDKLREKMVKGIKAVNQNAGVLILTDMFGGTPSNLSYSFLEEGRVEVISGVNLPMLVKALDSREKTELSQLAAELEAFGKKSISLASGILKGNKQK
- the gap gene encoding type I glyceraldehyde-3-phosphate dehydrogenase, with translation MSIKLGINGFGRIGRLVFRATLDHPDVEVVAVNDLTDSNTMAHLLVYDSVHGKLNRKVVAKDNAIEVDGKSIAITSIKDPASLPWKDLGVDIVAECTGLFRDHGNASKHLAAGARKVIISAPAQEPDVTIVMGVNSNQYDPRNHHIISNASCTTNCLAPVAKVLLENFGLKSGLMTTIHAYTGDQRLLDFPHKDLRRARAAGLSMIPTTTGAAKAVALVLPELAGKLNGLAIRIPTPNVSLVDFVATVEKSGVTVADVNDALKEASEKSLAGILGFSTLPLVSCDFNGSTLSSIVDAPTTYVVANMVKVLAWYDNEVGYSCRMVDLAAMIGSQL
- a CDS encoding triose-phosphate isomerase, giving the protein MNTRRPLIAGNWKMFKTCSEAVDTARGLLERVATAAGVDVMIAPPFTALAPVAEAVKDSVVLLGAQNLFWEKEGAYTGEISAAMLVSAGCRYVIIGHSERRQYFGETDETVNKKIKAAINSKLIPIMCVGETEKERDANETLAVLDRQFQKGLEGFCADDLAMLVIAYEPVWAIGTGKTATSDQAQQAHRFLRTLLEKRFGNVLAKSTRILYGGSVKLNNIDELMAMPDIDGALVGGASLSAETFSQIVRFKQ
- the secG gene encoding preprotein translocase subunit SecG; its protein translation is MSLFLIILHVVVCIALIMIVLLQTGKGADMGAAFGGGSSQTLFGSTGASTFLGKATTVAAVIFMLTSLGLAYISSHRGGKSIMTDKKAPIEQPAAQTAPAIPDKGAQPAPAKTSPVQPAQAETGSKK
- a CDS encoding type II toxin-antitoxin system HicA family toxin, translating into MDGRKIIKILKQNGWYEIAKVGSHTQFRHPERKGRVTVPHPKKDVPIGTLKSIERQSGIKFS
- a CDS encoding type II toxin-antitoxin system HicB family antitoxin, whose amino-acid sequence is MANYIAIVHKEAKSDFGVSFPDFPGCITAGKNIDEAKDMAQEALTLHIQGMLEDGEQLPGPTRLEEIMGDPDFANAIAYLVVSVPDAKPRTVRVNVTVPEMALKQIDAAAKKRGMSRSSFLVHAAQNAIQSIRSDVSA
- a CDS encoding type II toxin-antitoxin system RelE/ParE family toxin, translated to MSQKYEIIWAVVAENDLKGIVEYIATDSPANALKIFKRIKQKASNLYTLPERGRIVPELKDQGILLYRELIIPPWRIIYRISEMKVYVLSVLDDRQNVEDILLKRFIYPE
- a CDS encoding type II toxin-antitoxin system Phd/YefM family antitoxin, whose translation is MNITSDIKSVTYLKSKAADLLNQINETHRPVIITQNGEPRAVLQDPKSYENMRNAIGILKLVSQGEGDIRDGRVKSQEDVFKDIEATLKEKLK